The Arachis duranensis cultivar V14167 chromosome 2, aradu.V14167.gnm2.J7QH, whole genome shotgun sequence genome has a window encoding:
- the LOC107476368 gene encoding protein GL2-INTERACTING REPRESSOR 1, producing the protein MVQTLQYKHKTSLSFLYLPLLPQFLKVKDRKSSRRGRKPITNKTMSQRNGRFPKLDLKLNLSPPRVDRRRVVEEEELSPARSATVSPPSSCVSTELNNQDDNDSVKWSDSPEATFMVVVGCQRCLMYVMLSVDDPKCPKCKSTVLLDVLQDNNIDNNNTRRNKN; encoded by the exons ATGGTCCAAACCCTCCAATACAAACATAAAACATCACTTTCTTTCTTATATCTTCCACTTCTCCCTCAATTTCTTAAG GTGAAAGACAGAAAGAGTAGCCGAAGAGGAAGAAAACCAATAACTAACAAAACCATGAGTCAGAGGAATGGAAGGTTTCCAAAGCTTGACTTGAAGCTGAACCTATCACCACCAAGGGTTGACCGGAGGAGGGtggtggaggaggaggagttGTCGCCGGCTCGATCGGCAACCGTGTCGCCGCCGAGTTCGTGCGTGTCAACTGAGCTGAATAACCAAGATGACAACGACAGTGTGAAGTGGTCAGACAGCCCTGAAGCTACGTTCATGGTGGTTGTTGGTTGCCAACGTTGTCTCATGTATGTGATGCTCTCTGTTGATGATCCTAAGTGTCCCAAATGCAAGAGCACCGTTTTGCTTGATGTTCTTCAAGACAACAACATTGACAACAACAACACAAGGAGGAACAAGAACTAG
- the LOC107476314 gene encoding 40S ribosomal protein S17 produces the protein MGRVRTKTVKKSSRQVIERYYSKMTLDFHTNKKVLEEVALIPSKRLRNKIAGFSTHLMKRIQKGPVRGISLKLQEEERERRMDFVPEVSAINVDSIEVDNSCHQCVMYCIGREYYNAALLHIGDFSSF, from the exons ATGGGGCGAGTTCGCACAAAAACGGTGAAAAAATCCTCGAGGCAAGTGATCGAGAGGTACTACTCCAAAATGACGCTGGATTTTCACACGAACAAGAAGGTTCTAGAAGAAGTAGCGCTAATCCCATCGAAGAGGCTCCGAAACAAGATCGCAGGGTTCTCAACGCACCTGATGAAGAGGATCCAGAAAGGACCGGTTCGTGGAATCTCGCTGAAGCtgcaggaagaggagagagagaggcgCATGGATTTCGTTCCAGAAGTTTCCGCCATTAATGTCGATAGCATCGAGGTCGATAATTCC TGCCATCAGTGTGTTATGTATTGCATTGGGAGAGAATATTACAATGCTGCACTATTGCATATTGGTGATTTTAGTAGCTTTTAG
- the LOC107476176 gene encoding uncharacterized protein LOC107476176, with the protein MYEMVLWSYPPTRKQVVASAAVFVTGASLVGAGAYLSMANIGPQQARAKARSEEIKKLLRKFLDD; encoded by the coding sequence ATGTATGAAATGGTGTTGTGGTCGTACCCACCGACGCGGAAGCAAGTGGTGGCGAGCGCCGCCGTGTTTGTGACGGGAGCGTCGCTGGTGGGCGCCGGAGCATACCTATCAATGGCGAATATAGGCCCACAGCAGGCTCGTGCTAAAGCTCGAAgtgaagaaatcaagaagcttcTGAGGAAGTTTCTCGATGATTGA